From the Eschrichtius robustus isolate mEscRob2 chromosome 3, mEscRob2.pri, whole genome shotgun sequence genome, the window TCTTTACCCTCTTGGAGGAAAAGGTAAAACTTAATGATCATGAAGGAATCtcagaaggggaggaggggaagcagaGGGGCCTCAGAATCCACAAATGAAAAATCATCAGTCCCTGGCATGATTCACACTGTTGACTGGAACCTAATCGAGACCACAAGAGGTCAGTGTAGCAAACACAGAGGGAACGGAAACAGGAAAAAacgaagaaggaagaggaagtgggAGCAAAGAAGGAACAACCCCTTCTCTCTGCCCTTAGGTCTCTACCCCTCTGCTTGGGAAAAGAGAAGGGGGATGGCTAGACCTGGCCTAGTAATCccaaagaaagcaggaaaaacaGGAACCCAAAGTTCTCAGTGTTACCAATTGTGgttccatttaaaaacaaaacaaaacaaaacaaaaaaaaggaaaccaaaaaccaaaaacccttgACCAATGTGATGAGGAATGCTACGACCTCTCTCTCACCCCAGTGTGAAACACCCTGACCCATCAGTCACCGGATCACACTACACTGGGCAGAGGTAAAAATTCTTCTCCTCCTGGGGTTTGCTTATCCAGTTCCCGTAGCCCATGTCCTTCAGACTTTTTTTGAAGTAGTTCTTGGCTATCTCGTAGTCACGGGCAGCTCTCTTCGCCTCACCATAGGAGAGTCTAAGTAGATCCCTGCGGTACCGGAAGGAGCAGAGCTTCTTGAATAGAAGGAAAATGTTCTTTTTGGAGACCCGGGATAATTCATTCCGTGGCCTGGAGAAACGAAAGCACTCACTGTTCACCTGGGATGGAATAGGTGGAGACACTGGTGGGGGGATGGCGCAGGGGTGCGTGTGGCAGCTTTTAAGCTCCGGTGTTTGGCAACATGACACCCCCTTGGGGCTCAGGCCAGGACGCCTGGCTCTGCTTTTGCTGTGCTCTCCCAGCTCCTTACCCATCCACGGTGCCTCTGGTCCCATCTAGGATCTCTAGGTCATAGCCGTCAGCCAAACACCAGTTGACGCTTGTCTCCTTGGTCTTCCCGGATTGCCTCTTGGAATCGTATACACTGACTCGGCCAACCTAGGAATTCCAGGAGTGATGGGAGAAAGATGGAAACCTTTCAGGAAAAAGCTTCTGAAGCAGGGACTCAAGACTCACAGGAAAGAGGGAGTTGTGGGGTCATGATCTTTCCCCCTTATCTAGGATTCTGTTTGGCTAAGACTCAGACGTACTAACTCCACCTCAATTCAAATGGATTCCAGCCTAAAAGAAGGAAAGCCCTTGGCATTCAAGAGGAGGAAAGGGTAAGTTCTGGGGAAACGAACTAAGGCTCCCCTTGCCCACAGTGTACGTTTTTGCTCTGATAGGATTACTTGAAAAGGAGAAAACGTCAAGGGAAAAATGGATGGGGTTATAGCACCTTGGGGTGGTTGACAATGAAGGGATGTCGGAGTCCATCCTCAAACGCACTCCCATCTCTTGTCACACGACAGCAAATGGCACGGGTCAGATGCCCTTGGCTGAAAAGGTAACCTGGGtacaaaaaagaaatgcacaCACCTGTGTTTGCACCAAATGCTGTGAAGCGGCAGAGGCGTGTGGGGAGTGTGAGGGTACAGACAGAGTTGTCAAGACAGAGAATCAGCTCCCTACTTAGGAAGCACCTTCTAACTGTGGCTGCCCAGGATATACAGGGATCATCAAACATTTAAGCACAATACATAAGGTTCCAGGTAAGGCCAAGGGCTGAGGAGAGCAAGGAAACTCAGACACTGCAGTTTTAAGCTGCTGTGTTTCTTTAACTCATCTTGAAAAGACTTGGCTGGCATGTCGTTACCTAGGCTCACTGCCTAAACCAATCTTCCCATCACAGCAGACCAGACACTCAGAATCAATCACTAACCACTGAATCGAGCACGCTTTGAAAAGGGGAGACATCATGTTAGCACCTGGCAACGAAGCATGCGGTTTGCTGGGATTTGGGCACCAAAATGACAGTCCAGTTTCAGCGCTGAAGACAGGTCCTTACCCAGTGTGACAGACTTGAGATACACAGGCTGCAGGAAGTGGGTCAACAGCGCCCCCTGCAGGCCGAGCACGTTCCAACGCAGGATCTTGTCACTACAGGACATGGTTCGGAGTCTCTCCCCCAGCCGAATGCCGTCCCACGTGGGCACAATGTCACTGGACTCCACTGGGATTGTGCCTTCTCCTGGATGAGAGACTTGGGTCAGACCCGCAGGGGCCCTTGGACCGAGCCCCTGGCATGGTGTTTCTGCTCCTTAGACTTGGGCCAGAGGCTACTCACTCATTTgttcttcatatatttcatagcacctactatgtgctgggcactaggCTTGGTGCTGGGAAACAATGGTGAGCAAAACCAAATAAGATCCTTGCCTTCCTAGAACGTTTATGGGGGTGAGGGGATAGAAAGGGAACGGAGCAGGCACTAAACACGTAAGTCAACACACATAAGAATTCTAGATGGTTCTGAGGGAGCTATGATGGAGGACAGCCAGGGGAACCTCCTGGGATAGGACTGTCAGGCGGGCTGAGACacgaaggaggagaaggaacagCTGAGAAAGAGTGTTTCAGACACAGAGAAGAGCAaaagcaaaggccctgaggcagcaggGGGTTTAGCTGTTGAGAGAGCTGACAAAGagccagtgtggctgaagcaCAGGTGAGTGGACGTTTTGCTTTTATGTGAAGTGTGGTGGGAAACCACTGTAGGATGGTGGGCTTTTTGCTTTTAGtgagctttactgagatataattcacccatttaaagcatatacttcaataatttttagtatattcacggagttgtgtaaccatcaccacagtcaattttagaacatgtcatcacccccaaaagaaacctccTATCCGTTAGaagtcagtacttcattccttcttatggacaaataatatcccattgtatggatagaactcattttgtttatccattcatcagctgatggacccTGGGGTTGTCTCcacttttgggctattatgaacaatgttCCTATGAACGTTCCTGTATTAATTTTTGTGTGGatgcatgttttcatttctcttggggatGGTCCTAGGAgtgagttgctgggtcatatggtagctctgtgttTACACTTTAGGGTTTTGAGCAGGGAAGTGACATGATCTGTGTTTGAGGGTCACTCTGATAACTGTAGAAGGATGGCCTGAAGGGAACAGGAGTGGATGTGAGGAGACAGTAGGAGACATTAGAGGACAGCAGAGGAGGGGGAGCTGGCAGACATGGTGGAGAATCAGCAGCCAACTAGTCAGGAGGGGACCCGGGCACTTGGTGTCCTCCTGTCAACACCTCAGGCTTGGTTCTGcatcattttatttccattttctccaaCCTTCCCTGAGGTGATCCCATCCATTTCCATCGCTATAAAGATCAACCATAGGAGGATGACTCCCAAACTTTTATTTCCAGCCATTTCTCTCCTCTGAGCTCTAAGTGGGTACTTCTGCCTCCTATTTGATTTGGAGATCTCCCCAGCTACCTAATTCAAAATGGAATCTTGATCTTCCTACACATCTTCTCTGACCTACatcttccctctccctggaaaCAAGACCCTGGTACCTCAACAACTAATGGCAAAAACCTGGCAGTTGTGCCCTGGCTCTGTGACGGGCCTGGGGCTTTGCAGAGCCTTTTTGTGGGAGAGGGAGGACGTGTCACTCACCGTTCTCTACCTTGGTGCGGAGCTTGCCTTGTTTGGGATTCTCAAAAACAGGGTAGTGGCGGGACTCTGTGCTCTCCACAGCACGGTCGCTGCAGGACTTGTCAAAGAGGGCGCCATCGCCACATGGGGCTGTGCTGCAATACAGGGGCATCTGTTAAAACCCACCTGTGCAGATATATCTCTCCAGTTTCCTGGGGCTCAAGAACAGCTTGATGTGGGAGACACAAGGGTTTTTTCTGAAGCCTACTACAGGCTACCGGAGTGGGTAGAAGCACATGTGAGTCACTCCACACTGGGGCGTGGACCTCAAACAGAGTCAAGCGTGGCCCATCGAACAAGCTCTGATTTACGGACCAGGAGAGCATTCAGACACCCAGCTCTGGAAGCCTGGCAGGGGTGGCTCTGGTGGCCACAGAGACTGTACAGACCTGATATAGAGATGGAACGACACGGTCTTTTTTATTTGGAGCTTTTCTCCTCCCTTAGCAGGCTCAAATATACTATCCTTCGCAGTCTGGGGGTTGTACTTCATTAACTCGCTGTAGAGAAACCTACAAGAAAAAAGTCTGGTTAAGAAGACTGATTCTGGGAACACCAGTTGCTTCTATAATCTGATCCCAAGCAAGGACAAGCCTTAACAGTGCAGACCTTTCAGGGTTTCTCAGGTTGAAAGAGTTGGTAGGAAATTCTCCATGGGAGACCTCAGCATTTCTTAAAGCTAAGTTAGCCTTTCAGGTCAGTTCCATTTCTGCCAAGAGCTTCTCGCTCTGGCAGCTGCAGGGATTCTAGGGCAGAACAAACTGATTCAAGGACTATAGGGGGCTGTTGCTTCTCTCCCttcataaattaaagaaaaggtgAACTGGAGGGGAAAGCTGGCAGGGCAATGGGTTTGTTTGTAGGTCCTCAAATGGAGATGGAAGGCTTCCTCATCCCTACAGCACTGAAGATCAAGAGGTCAttgtgtgcttttaaaaaaggGCTTGAAGCAGAGTTAGCAGAAAAAGAGCTCTTAAACAGCAGGTTGAGTAGGAGCATGTAGCCGGGTCACAGAAGGGACTGATTCTGTAAGACAGGTTCAAATGGACAGGTGAGGCAAAGGCTGACACTGCAGGGTCGAGGACCTGCCCGTCAGGTGGGTGTCAGAGCCGCCACGCCCTGCGATCTCACTCACCTGATGAAGCCTCTCCGGGAGATGATCTCTGCGTGGCAGTCATTGACGGTTTCTCCCTTTAGGCTTAGAGAATCTCCTTTCACACAGCGATTCCCTGGGAAGGCAGTTTAAGCAAATGTGaaatttccaaaggaaaatgATGATGAATAGGGTAGAGGCTGTTTGTTCTTAAAGCCTGAAGGCAGAAACAACCTCAATTTATCAGATCCTGACTCCTGTATTCTTTTCACTAGGAAATGAGAATTCGTTCCCTGCTCTGAATTAACTGTAGctaaaatgaaatataagaagAGTCTTCTCTCTGCCTTAAATTCACCCACGCAGGACCCCAGGAGAGAATGAGGTGCATCCAGTCACTGCGGGGGGTGGAGAGTTGGGACACATTTCAGAACCCACTTACCTGTCCCCAAGCTGACCACGACACCCAGGTCTTCAGAGTCTTTCTTCATGATGATGGCAGCCAGGATCTTGCGGCCAAGCAAGGAGGGCTGGAAACTGTTGGTGAGAGCATTGAAGCACCGGTGGCTCAGCATGGCTATCTGGTCGTGGAAGGTGCTGCCTGTGAGAGGAAGCTGTGGGGACAGGGGGCCATGTCAGGGCCACCGAGCCTCATCTGTGTCCACCATGTTTCAGTGGGCAGGGAGGTCGAGTTCTACTGGACTGGTGGGTCATCTTTCCCCCTCTCACGTCTAGTGTCCCAGTTCTAGGTTCTACTGAGTCTAATATTAAAGCCTAGGAATAGTTCACATGATAGCAAGTTAAGAGCTGACTCCACCCAGACAGGAGTTAGCAGGACCCCCAAAAAAGATAGCACCAAAAGTAGACGTCTTAACTGTCTTTGGCTGTGCTTCTGGGGACCTTGAGAGGAGGAGCATAGTTCTTCTGAGACTGGCCCCTGTCACTGGGGTTACCTCTGTGAAACCCATGCGCTCTGCCTTCTCGTCCTCCCCAATCAATACGCGGAGGGCCGCATCTGCTGCTTCCTGCTTGCCTTGCTTCTTGCTGTGTGCGCAGACGGCTGGGAACCAGCGACCCCCAACTTTTGCTTGGTAAACGAACCTTGGGGATGAGAAGCACGGAATAAAGACAAGCACCTTACCCCGACAGCTGCTCCAGAAAAGGGCTGGTTTCGCTCAAGATGCGGCCAGTCTTGCCAACACGTGGCCCCATCACTCTTGACAGCTCTGTTCCTAAGGCAGCATTTCCCAGACTTTGGATATTCATGAATCACAGTGTGATTTCCGCTAGATCCAGATATCACTTGGAGCATTactacttaatatttttctctaagttgactctttttaaatgtaaacacattttaaaaggacACTTCATATCACTACTGTAAATGGAAGATGAGTATCACTTGCCATAAACTGAAGGTGGCTGTAAAACTGACTATgataaaaatcatgttttaaattcTGACAAGACACTATTACTTGTAAAGGCTCTAGGCCTGTCTTTTATCATAGTGTAGCAAGTATTAGGGAGGGTTTAAAGAAATACTAACACCACATGTGGACTTTCTTCTTAACTAAAGCAAAAATGAGAAGGGAATGACTTTCTCCCTGCTTGCATCACTTTTTTAATGCTCTGTCTGATTTTTTAAGTACCTGActccatttcttcattcatttcctGATTAGCTCAAGAGGACTTAACCTGGAGAAGTCAGAGAGTCAAGGTCAGCCTTAGCTCAGGGAACCACACCTTTATGAGGAGTTATTTTTCGATTCCTGGAGGGCTCGTGATGGCTAAGGGGAGTGGAGTGTACCCTGGGCACTGGTGGAGCAGGGAAGCAGGCAGTGCTGTTGGGGGGCCCTGCAGttcccctcccttcctggctGGGGATctccacaaacacatcagaacATGATGGAGCAAAACAGCCTGGGCAGCAACCAGACAAGGTTTCAAGAATACTAGCTTTTAACCAGATCCTAATCTGCTTTGGGGAACCCAGCTTTGGATAATCCAACTGCGTACAACAAAGGTTTCAGTATCAAGATTTATCACAGTCAGCTCAGGCAGTGAAAGGAATCAATCTTTATGTTCAGCCTTACTGAGCTTCTCACTATTCCTTGCTTATCCTAAGTAGCTGAATGCCTTTGCCTCTTTCTTTGATGCTGCTGACTGGTTTGTGCAGGCCAGTGGGTTAAAGTTCAGTGAAGTAAAAGGAGAGTggcatgaaaagatgttgaagaGAGGGGATGGGGGCCAAACCATGCAGGATCTTGACCTGAGGGATCCAGGAGAATTTCATGAGTGTTCTATGAGTTTGAAAAGAGTATGAACTCTTATGCACAAAGATATACACATACAtccatatatgcatacacatacatacaaatatatatatgtatgtatatatataaaataaagtttgttAATTGTGCAACTAGAATCCATTAGAGCTGCGTGGTCCAATACGATAGCCACTGGCCACACGAGGCTattaactttaattaaaattcaatACAACTAataattcagttcctcagtcacacagccgcatttcaagtgctcagtaaccaCGTATGGCAAGTGGTTAGCCTTTTTAGTGGAATGCTGGGGACAAGAGCCCGATTGGAATAAATTAAGGAAGTGAAGACAATGAAGACATTGACTACAAACAATTCTTTTGAGAGGTCTGACTGTGAGGGGAGCAGAAAGATGAGGTGGTACCTGGGGGGAGATGTGGGGTCAATGGAAGGTCTTTAGAAGATGGGCACGGGCATGTTTGTAGGCTGATGGGAATGATCCAACAGAGGGAGCAACTGATGATGAGAGAGGGAGATAACTGAAGGAGAGGACGAGAGGGAAGGGATCCAGGGcacagggatgggaggagggatgCTTCCTGCATACTGGTACAGATGTAACGTACAGACGAGGTAGGAAGGTGGATTTGGTGATGGGAAGGTAAGGTGTCTGTCATTTGGTTATTGCTAATTTCTCAATTAGGTGTGAAGTAAGGTCATCAGAGTGAGAAAGAGGGGTTTTGTGGAAATTTGAAGAAAGAGGCAAAGGTCTGAAATGATTTTCTTAGAGTAGGAGAGAAAATGTAGTACAAAAATATAGtagagggctttcctggtggtgcagtggttgaaaatcttcctgctaatgcaggggacacgggttcgagccctggtctgggaagatcccacatgccgcggagcaactaggcccgtgagccacaactactgagcctgcgcgtctggagcctgtgctccgcaacaagagaggccacgatagtgagaggcccgcgcaccgcgatgaagagtggcccccacttgccgcaactagagaaagccctcgcacagaaacgaagacccaacgcagccaaaaaaaaaacttaaaaaaaaaaaatatagtagGAAAAAtgccggggacttccctggcggtccaatggctaacactctgcactcccaatgcaggggccacaggtttgatccctggttggggaactaagatcccacatgttgcacggcacggccaaaaaaaaaaaaaaaaaaaactgccaggaAGAGGAcacaagtgggggtggggggcaagtgACACTCCCTtacttaaaacccttcaatgTCTCTCCACTGCTTGTGTGGCTGGAGCATAACATGGCCCACAAGGTAGACCCTCCAGTCTCATCTAGCATCAGGCCTCCACTGTGCTCTCTGCTCCACCCACACTGGCCTTCCTGCAGCCCTTTACCAGCTCTGTGGACTTGGGGGTACTATCTCCTTTGCCTAGAACCCTCCCTCTCTCTTGATCATCCCTAAGATCTCAGCTTAGGCTTCACTTCTCAGGGAAGCCCGCTCCCCTCTCCATACTGAGTCAAGTCATGCTATGTAGATTCTCACTGCATCATGCAACTGGAGCTCTTTATAATACATATCAAGTATGAGATCTTACATTTCTTTACATGATTATTGATTGATGTCTGACTCCTGTTCTAACAAATACAATGTCCtctataaatatctgttgaatgaataaataaagtaggGAGACCAGGAGACTACTGCCTGGTTTAGGTGAGAGAAGACAGTGGCTTATCTGAGAGTGCCGACACTGGAggtggaaagaggaggaagggatcTGGGACAGAAATTGTAGGTTCAATAAGCAGAACTTAAGGATGGTTTGGCTGAAGGGGGTGAAGGGGATAGGGGAGATGGTCCCCAGGTTTTTGACATTTTACTTAATGTGGAGCCTACATATTCCCTACTAGGAATGCACCTGGGTCACTTATCTTTTTAGTTGATGTTGCAAATAGGGTATTCTCTACTACGTTTTCTAACTGCTTATTACTGTATACAGACAAGTTCTTGACTCTTATACCTCACTTTGTAGTCCCCTGCTCTCCTAAATTCACCTTTGTCTCTAAcatttcttcagttttctcatgaaTATTCCAGGTAtactatcatatcatctgcaaataatgataaCTTTacctcccctttcctctctttaCACTTACTTCTTTCTCTAAACTGATTGCATTAGCTGGTAATTCCAGAATGATATTAAATGACGATGACAGTGGCATCCACATCTTCCTCCTGACTTTAATGGGAACAGTTCTAGGTTCAATAATAAGTAAGCTGCTGACTTCGGACTTCAGACttgtatttttatcatttaaaggATGTATtcaataatttctattttcttaacagCTTGGTTTCTTAATctgaatggatgctgaattttactACACACCTTTTTGGAATCTctggagatgatcatgtggtgtTTCTCCTTTGACCTATTAATgtggtaaataataataataataataaaaaatatcttaaTGTAGACTAGTCTTTGCACTACATTGAGATACTATTTTTTGCATTTTAGAATGCTCACAGTGTAGAGGAAGAGATTCTTTATACATCGTTGGTGGAAGCAGAAACTGGTATAATTTCACTGGAGAAAAGTTTGGCAAAatttaccaaaattttaaatgcacgtATACATGTTATTCATTGCAGCCTTATTTATAATACCAAAAgtttggaaacaatccaagtatTCATCAGtagggactggttaaataaatcatgATAAACGCCGTACACTGGAACACTATACTTTGTAGTTATATAGAAAGAGTATAAAGTTACATGAAAAATTTTCTAAGATAATACTTTTATGTGTAAAAAGCAAGCTAGAAATCAATGCATATATGTATTTCTGTGTAACAAAAGGGGGGAATATAATTGCTTGTATTTATATAAAGATACTGTGGAAGAATGTATAATACTGTAAAGTTACTAcacgttggggtgtgtgtgtgtgtgtgtgtgtgtgtgtgtgtgtgtgtatgtgtgtgtgtaggtaagaGCTGGGTCAAAGTGAGAATgagctttttatatgtttatttttgaataatattttttattttgcatcatctattacctattaaaaaaaacccttaaaaaccAATGTACATGACTCAtggcccagaaattccactcctgaaaATTTATACTACAGACAAGTTTGTACATGTAAGCAAAGACATACAgtacaaggatgttcactgcagGAGTGATTCTAAGAGTAAGACCAAAACCAACCTGAATGTCACCGgaaattagttaaataaattacgCATGGTGGGGCTTCAAACAGAAATAACAACATTTTCCTTCTTAAACTAGGTGGTAAGCAGTTGGGTGTCCACTTTAAGAAGACCTTTTACATCTCTTCTTTgataaagcaatttaaaaattgtaagtaTCTATTCAATGAAGCATTATGTGGTAGATATATACATGCTTATTTGTAATGACCTCTAAGACACACTGATAAGTAAAGGAGTCAAGGGGTAGAACAGAAGATTATGATATAtacttaactttaaaaaacaaagagagggcttccctggtggcgcagtggttaagaatctgcctgccaatgcaggggacatgggttcgagccctggtgcgggaagaccccacatgccgtggagcaactaagcccatgagccacaactacagagcctgtgctctagagcctacgagccacagttactgagcccacgtgccacagttactgagcccacgtgccacaactactgaagcctgtgtgcctagagcctgtgctctgcaacaagagaagccacgacaatgagaagcccacgcaccgcaacgaagagtagcccccactcaccacaactagagaaagcccgtgcgcagcaacgaagacccaacacagccaaaaatatataaataaatttataaaataaataaataaataaaataagaataaaaaagagaaaggagaatgtGCTAATATGTGCATGGAAATTTCTAGAAGGActtaagaaactggtaatagcGTATGAATCTGGTGAGGGAAACTAGAAGTCTGAGATAGAAATGAGACTTTTCGTTGCACATTTTTTCAATCAGCTTGAATGATTTTCTATGTACatataaaaattagtttaaaaaaattaaaaaggctcACGCTCACTGGAAGAGTGGCTGTCTTCTCAAGATGGCTGATCTAGTGTCTTCTCGGAGGCCCTGGGGACAGGGCTCCCTCAACATGCCCCTCCTGTCATTCACAGCTAATGCACATCCTTTCTTTCCCTGGGTTATAAGCTGTTCCCACTCTGTGACACACGGCTGTAGCCAGGACAGGAACACTCACTTGGGCTCGTGAGGAGGTCCGGACTGGTCGACCAACTTGAACTCAGCAGCAAAGCCATGGGAGCGGGCGTACTCTAACAGGCCGCCCACGGGGTTGGTGTTCAGGTATCTGACGAGCTCGCTAATCCTCCTGACCTTGTTGGGCATCACCGATTCCAAGTTATCAAATGATTCCATGTTCATACTTCCGGGCTGAAGGAGAATCAGCCAAAGAGGAATCATAAACACTTAATGGAAACTCTGAGGGGCTCATGGGCAATCCTAAGCCGCTCAGTTGCTAAAAATGACCTGTATCTTTTGAGTAGAAAATGGCCCCACCTGGTCATCAGAAGATGTTGAGCTGGTCGCCTCCCCTTGCAGGGCCTTCATGGCTTCCTCTGCAGCCATCTGCTTTGCCGCCTTCTTGCTGGGGGCACTGGCAGTGGGGAAAGTATGGGTTCCCATTGCAACGCAGTACTGGAACCTGACAGGATATGAAAGGAGAGGATTAAACTGGTTTTGATGGAAGAGCTTTACCTAGCCTTTGTCAGGTTGTCATCCTTTACGACTTGTAATTTCCTTGCACACATCGCCTCTGTGCCTTGGCTCACGCAGTCACTTCTGCCTTGAAGAGCCGGTGCCTTtcaccctcctcctgcccccagtcTCTCTTAGCCTGGCTGACCCCTATTCAACATTTTTAAGCATCAACCTAatttcacctcctccaggaacccTTCTCTTGAACATGTAAGTCTGCAGAGCCTCAGAGCAGAGAGCTTCTCAGGTACGCCCAGGTCTTGCACCTTTTAGTCCCACCACCAGTAACCTCCAAGCCGTGTATCTCCCTTGTGCTTGGTCCCTGCTTTGCCCTTTGAACTCCTAATCCCAGATTCTCTGCTCCACAAGCAGCAACCATGCTCTCAAGGCCCCCCATTTTCCATATTGAAAACAGGAGTGATTGCTCAGTGAAATAATCTGCCATCTCTGAGGaggcaaagaagaaaatgtatctctctcttttttgagaAAACCTCAGCAGAGATACACGATACAAGAGATGTACTTGGGGTCATGGGCAGGGCCTTCTCTGGATAGGAGGCGGAATTCACAGGAGCTCCCCAACTTGTGCACACACTCAAGCAATGTAGTGACGGGGTTCTTCCCAGAAAGGAAGGATGTTGCTGAAGGG encodes:
- the ADAR gene encoding double-stranded RNA-specific adenosine deaminase isoform X1, encoding MDPRQGCSLNRYQTHPVQGYEHSKLRYQQPGLGSYPNSFQLQQIEFLKGQLPEAPLIGKQAPSLPLFLPGLRLRFPGPPARGGYFEIPGVPRGLPLRSQVLPRGFQHPFPRGRVRPWSGVDRLSARFQELTISQDQEQRILKLLEELGEGKATTAHDLAGKLQAQKKEINQVLYSLAKKGKLHREAGTPPLWRLSVPVQAWNQPSQVARADSHSRGAPSSDFSLETEDRSFTSGLEDPPEPLDMAEIKEKICDYLFNVSSSSALNLAKNIGFTKARDVTAVLIDLERQGDVYRQGTTPPIWHLTDKKRERIQIKRNATNVPETTQAAIQETRKIAELPTCNLPASDASNSMVTTEKVENGQEPVVKLETRQEVTPEPIKLKPKPPVHDNGPSKTGYVDFENGQWATDDIPDDLNSIHAAPGEFRAIMEMPSFYSHGLPRCSPYKKLAECQLKNPISGLLEYAQFASQTCEFNLIEQSGPPHEPRFKFQVVISGREFPPAEAGSKKVAKQDAAMKAMTILLEEAKAKDSGRSEESYYCSSKKESEKTAESQTTTPSATSFLSGKNPVTTLLECVHKLGSSCEFRLLSREGPAHDPKFQYCVAMGTHTFPTASAPSKKAAKQMAAEEAMKALQGEATSSTSSDDQPGSMNMESFDNLESVMPNKVRRISELVRYLNTNPVGGLLEYARSHGFAAEFKLVDQSGPPHEPKFVYQAKVGGRWFPAVCAHSKKQGKQEAADAALRVLIGEDEKAERMGFTEVTPVTGASLRRTMLLLSRSPEAQPKTLPLTGSTFHDQIAMLSHRCFNALTNSFQPSLLGRKILAAIIMKKDSEDLGVVVSLGTGNRCVKGDSLSLKGETVNDCHAEIISRRGFIRFLYSELMKYNPQTAKDSIFEPAKGGEKLQIKKTVSFHLYISTAPCGDGALFDKSCSDRAVESTESRHYPVFENPKQGKLRTKVENGEGTIPVESSDIVPTWDGIRLGERLRTMSCSDKILRWNVLGLQGALLTHFLQPVYLKSVTLGYLFSQGHLTRAICCRVTRDGSAFEDGLRHPFIVNHPKVGRVSVYDSKRQSGKTKETSVNWCLADGYDLEILDGTRGTVDGPRNELSRVSKKNIFLLFKKLCSFRYRRDLLRLSYGEAKRAARDYEIAKNYFKKSLKDMGYGNWISKPQEEKNFYLCPV